One window of the Leptospira broomii serovar Hurstbridge str. 5399 genome contains the following:
- a CDS encoding ArsR/SmtB family transcription factor, translated as MNAFAALADDTRREIVKLVAKNGELSSTTISQNFKMSPPAISQHLKILKEAKVLQVKKEAQKRIYRLNNSGIDEMEDWLLEIKNLWNKRLDRLDKYVLKIKKEKSLDRK; from the coding sequence ATGAATGCTTTTGCCGCACTTGCAGATGATACACGAAGAGAAATTGTGAAATTAGTCGCCAAGAACGGTGAACTTAGCTCAACGACGATAAGCCAAAATTTTAAGATGAGTCCACCCGCTATTTCGCAGCACTTAAAAATTTTGAAGGAGGCGAAGGTCCTTCAAGTAAAGAAAGAGGCGCAAAAACGTATCTATAGGCTGAATAACTCGGGAATCGATGAGATGGAAGATTGGCTATTAGAAATTAAAAATCTATGGAATAAACGCCTAGATCGACTGGATAAATATGTATTAAAGATTAAAAAGGAGAAATCCCTTGATAGAAAATAA
- a CDS encoding DoxX family protein: protein MAKMKKIIYWTSTIWLALGMLSTGTVQVFKVKTEGDFTANLGYPVYFLTILGVWKILGVIVLLLPKFPLVKEWAYAGFFFAMSGAAFSHIASGTVKEIFPSLLLLLLTVISWYFRPQDKKVILG, encoded by the coding sequence ATGGCAAAGATGAAAAAAATTATCTATTGGACTTCTACTATCTGGCTCGCATTAGGAATGCTATCAACCGGAACAGTTCAGGTATTCAAGGTGAAGACGGAAGGGGATTTCACCGCAAATTTGGGTTATCCTGTCTATTTTCTAACGATACTAGGAGTCTGGAAAATTTTGGGGGTTATAGTATTGCTTCTTCCTAAATTTCCTTTAGTAAAGGAATGGGCTTATGCTGGCTTTTTCTTTGCCATGTCGGGAGCTGCATTTTCGCATATTGCATCGGGCACTGTGAAAGAAATATTTCCCTCGTTACTGCTTCTACTCCTGACGGTAATATCTTGGTATTTTAGACCACAGGATAAAAAAGTCATTTTAGGTTAA
- a CDS encoding DUF998 domain-containing protein yields the protein MKSIPLQISQVGPLLFVIVFTIAGASRSDYSSVRMPVSALSLGPSGWIQILNFLAVGISFIIFSFALLPIAKYHNWSRILPILLFLVGCLLAFSGLFTMDPPDTPRTSWTFHGWMHQLLGATVFLLFPVCCFLSSWTIRPARFRLWSFIVGWVIVVSIFMMKLAQMQQPDEFLSSHFGILQRAAIVSYMFWATTLAFMARQSPKKL from the coding sequence ATGAAATCGATCCCTCTTCAGATAAGTCAGGTGGGTCCCTTGTTATTCGTTATTGTGTTCACGATCGCGGGCGCGTCGCGCTCCGACTATTCGTCCGTTCGTATGCCCGTGAGCGCGCTTTCGCTCGGCCCGTCCGGGTGGATACAAATCTTGAATTTCCTAGCCGTAGGAATTAGTTTTATAATTTTTTCCTTCGCTCTTCTCCCTATTGCAAAGTACCATAATTGGTCTCGCATTCTGCCGATACTTCTATTCCTCGTCGGATGCCTTCTTGCTTTTTCGGGTTTGTTTACCATGGACCCTCCGGATACTCCCCGAACTTCATGGACCTTCCACGGCTGGATGCACCAACTTCTTGGAGCTACAGTTTTTTTGCTCTTTCCTGTCTGCTGCTTTCTGTCTTCATGGACTATACGACCCGCTCGCTTCCGTTTGTGGAGCTTTATCGTCGGATGGGTCATAGTTGTTTCCATTTTTATGATGAAGCTCGCGCAAATGCAACAGCCAGACGAATTTCTTTCCTCTCATTTCGGAATTCTCCAACGCGCAGCCATCGTGTCCTATATGTTTTGGGCAACTACTCTTGCGTTCATGGCTCGACAATCCCCGAAGAAACTTTGA
- a CDS encoding SRPBCC family protein: MNGIYHKIGIRAGAADVIKALTTKTGLSGWWTRQVDGLFSGGASAVGESIRFDFGHKANMEMKVQELAPQRVLWECTSGPEDWIGSHIDFKLIAGNAPDGAAMTLVHFRHQDWKNESDFTAHCSMKWATFLLSLKSLVEVGSGRPAPDDIKIDDWN, from the coding sequence ATGAACGGGATATATCACAAAATAGGAATCCGCGCCGGGGCTGCAGATGTCATCAAGGCTCTGACAACGAAGACGGGCCTCTCAGGCTGGTGGACCAGGCAAGTCGACGGATTATTCTCGGGTGGAGCCTCCGCAGTCGGCGAATCAATTCGCTTCGACTTCGGACACAAAGCAAATATGGAAATGAAAGTCCAAGAACTCGCACCTCAACGTGTCCTTTGGGAGTGTACCTCGGGACCGGAAGACTGGATCGGTTCGCATATCGATTTCAAATTGATCGCCGGCAATGCGCCGGATGGAGCAGCTATGACGCTCGTTCACTTCCGACATCAGGATTGGAAAAATGAAAGTGACTTCACCGCGCACTGTAGCATGAAGTGGGCAACCTTCCTACTCAGTTTGAAAAGTCTGGTTGAAGTCGGTAGCGGCAGACCGGCTCCCGACGATATCAAAATTGACGATTGGAACTGA
- a CDS encoding class I SAM-dependent methyltransferase, which yields MHDNKLNPVADSTAVRVALWRALHMQVDSPPYVLEDDIGLRLAAPDEGWRSRPDMDPNFTKLFRASILARARFIEDLVVEESGKGVRQYVILGAGLDTFAQRRPDLASDLRIFEVDQPSHQAWKRQRLIDLGYGIPEWLRLVPVDFESGGSWWEGLVAAGFDANRPAIVTSIGVSMYLTKEAIVAMLNQVATLALQSTFVMTFLLPFELADPNVRPGLEAAARGAQASGTPFISFFTPTEMLSLARESGFKEVQHVSAAQLTQLYFANRTDGLRPPKNGEELLIATT from the coding sequence ATGCATGATAATAAATTGAACCCAGTGGCAGATAGTACGGCAGTTCGAGTGGCCCTTTGGCGTGCCCTGCACATGCAGGTGGATTCTCCGCCGTACGTACTTGAAGATGATATCGGTCTGCGACTTGCTGCCCCGGATGAGGGTTGGCGTAGCCGTCCGGATATGGATCCAAATTTTACCAAACTCTTCCGGGCATCCATACTTGCGCGTGCTCGCTTTATTGAGGACTTGGTCGTCGAAGAGTCCGGCAAGGGCGTTCGCCAATACGTTATTTTGGGCGCCGGCTTAGATACCTTTGCTCAGCGAAGGCCGGATCTTGCATCCGATTTGAGGATATTTGAAGTGGACCAGCCAAGCCATCAAGCTTGGAAGCGCCAGCGATTGATCGACCTCGGATATGGTATCCCTGAATGGCTCCGGTTAGTGCCGGTGGATTTCGAATCAGGCGGATCCTGGTGGGAGGGGTTGGTCGCCGCCGGTTTCGATGCGAACCGGCCGGCAATTGTAACTTCGATCGGGGTAAGTATGTATCTTACCAAGGAAGCGATTGTGGCAATGCTGAATCAAGTTGCTACACTCGCTCTCCAATCCACGTTCGTAATGACATTTTTGCTTCCTTTCGAGCTGGCTGACCCGAACGTTCGTCCTGGCTTAGAGGCAGCGGCAAGAGGAGCACAAGCGAGCGGGACTCCTTTCATCAGCTTTTTTACGCCGACGGAAATGTTAAGCCTAGCCCGTGAGTCGGGTTTCAAAGAAGTTCAGCATGTTTCGGCGGCTCAACTGACGCAACTTTACTTTGCAAACAGGACCGATGGTCTTCGACCGCCTAAAAACGGGGAAGAACTATTGATCGCGACCACGTAG
- a CDS encoding SRPBCC family protein: MTAQVLKIEKKINAEPTRLFRAWLKAEEFSHWFLSGDPVELGSVSIDPRPGGRFHIDMLLDGKVLPHVGEYLVIEEPTKLVFTWRSHATGERDTLVTVTFTALPAVTDKNAKGTIQKPQTLVTLVHERLANDVETKMHQHGWTSILSGLERWQGHKE; the protein is encoded by the coding sequence ATGACCGCACAGGTCCTAAAAATAGAAAAAAAAATTAATGCAGAACCGACTCGCTTATTTCGAGCCTGGCTTAAAGCAGAAGAATTTTCACATTGGTTCTTATCGGGAGATCCCGTCGAGTTAGGATCCGTGAGCATCGATCCACGCCCCGGAGGCCGCTTTCATATCGATATGCTTCTCGACGGCAAAGTACTTCCGCATGTGGGAGAATACCTTGTCATCGAAGAGCCTACAAAGCTTGTCTTCACCTGGAGATCGCATGCCACCGGAGAACGCGATACCCTAGTTACAGTCACTTTTACGGCATTACCCGCAGTCACGGACAAGAACGCTAAAGGGACGATTCAAAAACCGCAGACGTTAGTCACATTGGTTCATGAGCGCCTCGCGAACGATGTTGAAACTAAAATGCATCAGCACGGTTGGACAAGTATTCTTTCCGGCCTTGAAAGATGGCAGGGGCATAAAGAATAA
- a CDS encoding class I SAM-dependent DNA methyltransferase → MESNLFDQIANKYDTKERRELAKIIVNEIKSELKNCKDKSLLDYGSGTGLVGLQLSPLVDKLLLMDSAEQMLEIAREKITRANMKNAEVIYSDFTKTTPNLKADIIVGSLVLLHIPDLKDILGHFFSVLNTNGKLIIVDFDKNEKINHPKVHNGFNQMDLKTLLNAVGFRKIEIRTFYHGKNIFMNHDASLMISTSLK, encoded by the coding sequence ATGGAAAGTAATTTATTCGATCAGATTGCTAACAAATATGATACGAAAGAAAGACGAGAGTTAGCAAAAATAATAGTTAATGAGATAAAATCAGAACTAAAAAATTGTAAAGATAAATCATTACTAGATTATGGAAGCGGCACTGGACTCGTTGGATTACAGTTATCTCCTTTAGTCGATAAGCTTCTATTAATGGACTCTGCGGAACAAATGCTGGAGATAGCGAGAGAAAAGATTACTCGAGCTAATATGAAAAATGCAGAAGTTATTTACTCTGATTTTACTAAAACCACTCCAAACCTCAAAGCAGATATAATAGTAGGTTCGCTAGTTCTTCTCCATATTCCGGATCTTAAAGATATATTAGGGCATTTTTTTTCAGTCTTAAATACAAATGGGAAATTGATTATTGTCGATTTCGATAAAAATGAAAAAATCAACCACCCGAAAGTTCACAATGGCTTCAACCAGATGGATCTAAAAACGCTACTTAATGCCGTAGGATTTAGAAAAATAGAAATTAGAACCTTTTATCATGGTAAAAATATTTTTATGAACCACGATGCCTCGCTAATGATTTCTACAAGTCTGAAATAG
- the tmpT gene encoding thiopurine S-methyltransferase, translated as MDPNFWHQKWGKNDIAFHEREANPLLIKYFKMLSLEKGSRVFLPLCGKTLDISWLLSNGYHVAGAELSKVAIEQLFQELGVEPKITDVGELNRYSANNIDIFVGDIFHLSKIILGQVDAIYDRAALVALPEEMRNRYTTHLIEITNKAPQLLICYEYDQSLAEGPPFSISNEEVNRHYRDYYRLDFIGSENVIGGLKGKFAATENIWLLQRA; from the coding sequence ATGGATCCAAACTTTTGGCATCAAAAGTGGGGAAAAAACGACATCGCCTTCCACGAAAGAGAGGCGAACCCACTCCTGATCAAGTATTTCAAAATGTTATCTTTAGAGAAAGGTAGTCGCGTTTTTTTGCCGCTATGTGGTAAGACTCTCGATATTTCTTGGCTGCTTTCAAACGGTTATCATGTGGCTGGAGCTGAATTGAGTAAAGTTGCTATTGAACAATTATTTCAAGAACTTGGTGTTGAGCCGAAAATAACAGACGTCGGTGAACTTAATCGCTATAGCGCAAATAATATCGATATCTTTGTCGGGGATATATTTCATTTATCTAAAATAATCCTCGGTCAAGTCGACGCTATTTATGACAGGGCAGCACTAGTGGCATTACCCGAAGAAATGCGAAATCGATACACGACTCACTTAATTGAGATTACTAATAAAGCGCCACAATTACTGATTTGCTACGAATACGATCAAAGTTTAGCGGAAGGCCCTCCTTTTTCGATTAGCAACGAGGAAGTAAATCGGCATTACAGGGATTATTACCGTTTAGATTTCATAGGAAGCGAAAACGTAATTGGCGGATTAAAGGGAAAATTTGCGGCGACGGAGAATATCTGGTTGTTACAACGAGCTTAG
- a CDS encoding ArsR/SmtB family transcription factor → MVELRKKEQKLDRVFAALADHSRRQMLARLRKGSLTISELAQPFSMSFAGVAKHIDVLTAAGLVRKIRAPEDGRSFRLELQNHSLSEASAWLAYHQEFWTNKLDKLETFMEEQNNDRTGPKNRKKN, encoded by the coding sequence ATGGTTGAATTACGCAAAAAAGAGCAAAAGTTGGATCGAGTATTTGCGGCGCTCGCCGATCACTCGAGACGTCAGATGCTGGCGCGTTTGCGAAAGGGCTCGCTTACTATTTCGGAGTTAGCACAGCCCTTTTCCATGTCCTTTGCCGGCGTAGCCAAACATATCGATGTTCTGACCGCAGCCGGTCTTGTGAGAAAGATACGTGCTCCGGAAGACGGCCGTAGCTTTCGACTCGAGCTACAAAACCATTCGCTTTCCGAGGCCTCTGCCTGGCTCGCTTATCATCAGGAATTCTGGACTAACAAACTCGATAAACTCGAAACCTTCATGGAGGAGCAAAACAATGACCGCACAGGTCCTAAAAATAGAAAAAAAAATTAA
- a CDS encoding DUF4256 domain-containing protein — translation MKGTNSNKKKLSQEKREELLGVLKSRFEKNMKRHKGLDWTKIEAKLEGNFEKLWSLNEMEITGGEPDVVGYDKKTNEYIFYDCSEESPKGRRSICYDREALESRKEHKPKNTAIDMATAMGIELLSEEEYRGLQRLGDFDTKTSSWVKTPSDVRELGGALFCDRRYDTVFVYHNGAESYYAVRGFRGSLKI, via the coding sequence ATGAAGGGCACCAATAGCAATAAAAAGAAATTGTCACAGGAGAAACGAGAAGAGCTTCTCGGAGTATTGAAATCCCGTTTTGAGAAAAACATGAAGCGGCACAAAGGTCTTGATTGGACTAAAATTGAAGCAAAGCTGGAAGGCAATTTTGAAAAACTCTGGTCACTCAACGAGATGGAAATCACTGGCGGTGAACCGGACGTTGTGGGTTATGATAAAAAGACGAACGAATACATTTTTTACGACTGTTCGGAAGAAAGTCCTAAAGGCCGAAGAAGCATTTGTTACGACCGTGAAGCGCTGGAGTCAAGGAAAGAACATAAGCCGAAAAATACCGCTATCGATATGGCTACCGCTATGGGCATAGAACTTTTATCGGAAGAGGAATACCGTGGACTACAGAGACTTGGAGATTTTGATACGAAAACATCAAGCTGGGTGAAAACACCTTCCGATGTAAGGGAACTTGGTGGAGCTCTCTTTTGTGACCGTCGCTATGATACTGTCTTCGTCTATCATAACGGTGCGGAATCTTACTATGCCGTCAGAGGATTCCGTGGTTCGCTCAAGATCTAA
- a CDS encoding YdeI/OmpD-associated family protein produces the protein MAKNTMNPKVDFYFNKAKKWQEELERLRTIVLDCGLTEELKWGVPCYTFQKSNIVLIHVFKEYCALLFFKGVLLKDADSILIQQTKNVQAARQIRFTDVKEIVKMKSVLKTYIYEAIEVEKAGLQVNLKKTKEFIIPEEFLSKLDEVPDLKTAFDALTPGRQRAYILYFSAPKQSKTRESRVEKCMKQILHGKGLND, from the coding sequence ATGGCAAAAAATACAATGAATCCCAAAGTCGATTTTTATTTTAATAAGGCCAAAAAGTGGCAGGAGGAACTGGAACGACTTAGAACAATTGTCCTTGATTGCGGGTTGACCGAAGAATTGAAGTGGGGTGTTCCTTGCTACACGTTTCAGAAAAGTAATATAGTTTTAATACATGTGTTTAAAGAGTATTGCGCGCTTCTGTTTTTCAAAGGTGTCTTGCTAAAGGATGCCGATAGTATTTTAATCCAGCAAACTAAGAATGTGCAAGCTGCGCGCCAGATTCGGTTTACCGATGTTAAGGAAATAGTTAAGATGAAATCCGTCTTGAAGACCTACATTTATGAAGCCATTGAAGTGGAAAAAGCCGGTTTACAAGTGAATTTAAAAAAGACTAAAGAATTCATCATTCCCGAAGAATTTCTAAGTAAATTAGACGAAGTCCCCGACTTGAAAACTGCTTTTGATGCATTGACGCCGGGGCGACAAAGAGCTTACATTCTTTATTTTTCCGCACCAAAACAGTCAAAAACTCGCGAGTCAAGAGTTGAAAAATGTATGAAGCAAATTCTTCATGGAAAGGGCTTGAATGATTAA
- a CDS encoding VOC family protein → MEDPKKQTDNSTSPAETTPKAIGIGGIFFFSDNLKETKEWYAKNLGLEINEWGSSSFESRNINKPDEINSLQWTPFKKGDEYFSPSKKEFMINYRVQNIEGLVNKLKENGVTVLDSIATYDFGKFVHIMDAEGNKIELWESVDNG, encoded by the coding sequence ATGGAAGACCCAAAAAAACAAACTGACAACTCAACTTCACCTGCTGAAACAACCCCAAAGGCGATAGGTATTGGCGGTATTTTCTTTTTTTCAGATAATCTGAAGGAAACGAAAGAATGGTATGCCAAAAATTTAGGACTTGAAATCAATGAATGGGGTTCGTCGAGTTTTGAATCCAGAAACATTAATAAACCTGACGAGATAAACTCTCTTCAATGGACTCCTTTCAAAAAGGGAGATGAATATTTTTCCCCATCCAAAAAAGAATTTATGATTAACTACCGAGTTCAGAATATTGAAGGACTTGTAAACAAACTCAAAGAAAACGGAGTGACCGTACTTGACAGTATTGCGACTTACGACTTCGGAAAATTTGTGCATATTATGGACGCAGAGGGCAACAAGATTGAACTATGGGAATCTGTCGACAACGGCTAA
- a CDS encoding VOC family protein — translation MRKIVTFLWFNDRAKEAVDLYVSLFENAKIINTSYLTESVAKEAGKKAGDVSTIDFELNGQNFTALNGGPMFTFSEAISIAVNCETQEEIDHLWEALSKGGKIMSCGWLIDRYGLTWQIMPEILDIMMRDPDTVKADRVGAAMLTMDKLNISELEKAYNG, via the coding sequence ATGAGAAAAATAGTAACTTTTCTTTGGTTTAACGACCGGGCAAAGGAAGCGGTAGATTTGTATGTATCGCTGTTTGAAAATGCAAAAATAATAAACACATCGTATCTCACAGAGTCAGTGGCAAAAGAAGCTGGAAAGAAGGCCGGAGACGTATCAACAATAGACTTTGAGCTGAATGGCCAAAACTTTACTGCACTAAATGGCGGTCCGATGTTTACTTTTAGCGAAGCTATCTCAATAGCGGTAAACTGCGAAACCCAGGAAGAGATTGATCATCTTTGGGAAGCGCTATCCAAAGGCGGCAAAATAATGTCTTGCGGCTGGCTTATAGATAGATACGGCTTAACGTGGCAGATTATGCCGGAAATCCTAGATATCATGATGCGTGATCCAGACACTGTTAAAGCTGATCGGGTTGGCGCTGCTATGCTTACTATGGATAAATTGAATATAAGTGAACTCGAAAAAGCCTACAACGGCTAA